In a genomic window of Bernardetia sp.:
- a CDS encoding MotA/TolQ/ExbB proton channel family protein, with the protein MKKLFSLLALICFFAIGTVQAQPLTPEDSVAMADSIAAAEEAAAQQQAEEEAAAKAKADAEAAAVPVAQDQTTHEAIKEKFIEGGWDFMSLVLICLIIGLAVAIERIIVLNLASTNKDKLLAKVEDALREGGVTRAQEVCAATRGPIADIFAQGLMSANRGIEIVEKTVMSAGSVEMSKLEKGLIWISLFIALAPMLGFMGTVIGMIGAFDAIQAAGDIQPSLVAGGIKVALLTTVGGLIVAVILQIFYNYCVSKIDSIVTDMEDASISLIDLLMKHDLSK; encoded by the coding sequence ATGAAAAAATTATTTTCTCTGCTTGCCCTAATTTGCTTCTTCGCTATTGGTACAGTACAAGCCCAACCCCTCACTCCTGAAGATTCAGTTGCAATGGCTGATTCTATTGCTGCTGCTGAAGAAGCTGCTGCACAACAACAAGCTGAAGAAGAAGCTGCTGCAAAAGCAAAAGCTGACGCAGAGGCTGCTGCTGTTCCAGTTGCCCAAGACCAAACTACTCACGAAGCTATCAAAGAAAAATTTATTGAAGGTGGATGGGACTTTATGTCATTAGTACTTATCTGTTTGATTATCGGTCTTGCAGTAGCTATTGAGCGTATCATTGTACTTAACCTTGCTAGTACCAACAAAGACAAATTATTAGCGAAAGTAGAAGATGCTCTTCGTGAAGGTGGCGTAACTAGAGCACAAGAAGTTTGTGCTGCAACTCGTGGTCCGATTGCTGATATTTTTGCACAAGGCTTAATGAGTGCTAACCGTGGTATTGAAATCGTAGAAAAAACAGTTATGTCTGCTGGTTCAGTAGAGATGTCTAAATTAGAAAAAGGACTTATTTGGATTTCACTTTTTATCGCTCTTGCTCCAATGCTTGGGTTTATGGGTACTGTAATCGGTATGATTGGTGCATTTGATGCTATCCAAGCAGCAGGTGATATTCAACCTTCACTCGTAGCAGGTGGTATTAAAGTAGCCCTTCTTACAACAGTAGGTGGTCTTATTGTGGCAGTAATCCTTCAAATTTTTTACAATTACTGTGTATCTAAGATAGACTCTATTGTTACAGATATGGAAGATGCTTCTATCTCTCTCATTGATTTGCTTATGAAACACGACCTTTCTAAGTAA
- a CDS encoding ExbD/TolR family protein, with the protein MPFKKKAKANPEIPTSALPDIIFMLLFFFMVSTVMRENTLKVNVLLPQANQVQKMEKANLVANIYIGKPKEADQFGTAPRIQVNDVFINLDQIQQFAIEAMANVPEVDKNRFRVAIKGDVGLDMGVVIDVREELRETEALKIYYAASKGEE; encoded by the coding sequence ATGCCTTTTAAAAAGAAAGCCAAAGCGAATCCAGAAATACCTACTTCTGCTTTACCAGATATTATTTTTATGTTACTTTTCTTCTTTATGGTTTCTACTGTAATGAGAGAAAATACACTTAAAGTAAACGTACTTTTGCCACAAGCAAATCAAGTACAGAAAATGGAAAAAGCCAATTTGGTAGCCAATATTTATATCGGTAAGCCAAAAGAAGCAGACCAGTTTGGTACAGCACCTCGTATTCAAGTAAATGATGTATTCATCAACTTAGACCAAATTCAACAGTTTGCGATAGAAGCTATGGCAAATGTACCCGAAGTAGATAAAAATCGTTTTCGTGTAGCTATAAAAGGAGATGTTGGTTTGGATATGGGTGTAGTTATAGATGTTCGTGAAGAACTTCGTGAAACAGAAGCTCTCAAAATCTATTATGCAGCCTCTAAAGGAGAAGAATAA
- a CDS encoding ExbD/TolR family protein, with the protein MGKKKREDPGVNASSMADIAFLLLIFFLVTTRIASEKGIYRDLAPKPEGEVPPVELNKRNVYKVIINSSNELLIEGDEGRIGQIKKEVKAHVNNYGADPELSVSPKDAIISIKTDRGTDYTTYLAVLDEILQAYNELRAEYLTKQLGEKITVEDFLEISRQDTQVNKDRYKMAKDKYPLNVSDAEPTGSGGAK; encoded by the coding sequence ATGGGAAAGAAAAAACGTGAAGACCCAGGGGTAAATGCCAGTTCGATGGCAGATATTGCCTTTCTACTCCTTATCTTTTTCTTGGTAACCACACGTATTGCTTCAGAGAAAGGTATTTATAGAGATTTAGCTCCCAAACCAGAAGGAGAAGTTCCTCCAGTAGAACTCAATAAGCGAAACGTTTATAAAGTTATTATCAACTCTAGTAACGAACTCTTAATTGAAGGAGACGAAGGAAGAATAGGTCAGATAAAAAAAGAAGTCAAAGCACACGTAAATAACTACGGTGCAGACCCAGAACTTTCTGTAAGTCCGAAAGATGCTATTATTTCTATCAAAACAGACAGAGGTACAGATTATACTACCTATCTTGCTGTTTTAGATGAAATTTTACAAGCCTACAACGAACTTAGAGCAGAATATCTGACAAAACAACTGGGCGAGAAAATTACTGTGGAAGATTTCTTAGAAATCTCTAGGCAGGACACACAAGTAAACAAAGACCGTTACAAAATGGCGAAAGATAAATATCCTCTCAATGTTTCTGATGCAGAGCCAACAGGAAGTGGAGGAGCAAAGTAA
- the priA gene encoding primosomal protein N': MSLFQSFSDAQNISSAERTTLFAEVIIPVPLKTTFTYRIPFELNDFVQTGVRVVVPFGKKRVLTGIVKSVTDKAPKGYSARYILELLDENPVVTPTQLWFWQWIASYYMCSVGEVMNAALPSGLKLSSTSRLQLHPEWKSGIGKEDIEQKRKEYNLSDDEINLINLLELESSLTYEQAGEKLNLRDIYQIIKKLTQKRIVIIFEELKEKYSPLKEKQIRIAKKYASQEGIAKAFTHTTRSKKQEEVLLTYLSKNPIQDYPKSISKKELLGENLSPSSLKTLIRNGIFEEFEKTLSRFEFEDWIQETSSINLTSTQEKAVHQIFEHFQDKSTVLLHGVTGSGKTEMYVSLIEQVLQSGSQVLMLLPEIALTSQIVVRLKRIFGNAVGVYHSRFSDNERVEVWKGVLNGDINFVIGVRSSVFLPFEHLGLIIIDEEHDPSYKQYDPAPRYHARDAALVLAHKHQSKVVLGSATPSVESYYLARQKQYGLVEVLQRFGEATLPQIQLVDLRESKKRKELKEQFTLELFEQMKTALEQQEQILLFQNRRGYAPFLSCEECEWIPECQNCSVSLTYHQRAQELRCHYCGFSTQVPQNCSACGSTKVYPKGFGTQKIEEDLQVMLPESRVARMDKDTTRTRTGYEKIIEAFEKHDIDILVGTQMITKGLDFEKVNLVGVFDADRILFFPDFRSSERFMQLIMQVSGRAGRRSGEGKVVIQTYSPSHPLFSIIGLHDYQTFYNQEIVEREQYLYPPFSRLIKLMVRHEERETAYKAAIILSKKLQSKLGNQRVLGPEAPIIERIRNKFQQAILIKLERSQFALGKTKDFIQSQIDELYKDKSFKKVQVVVDVDFV; the protein is encoded by the coding sequence TTGTCACTTTTTCAATCCTTTTCTGATGCTCAAAATATTTCTTCTGCTGAAAGAACAACACTTTTTGCTGAAGTAATTATTCCTGTGCCTCTCAAAACTACTTTTACCTATCGTATTCCTTTTGAACTCAATGATTTTGTTCAAACAGGTGTTCGTGTGGTTGTTCCTTTCGGAAAAAAAAGAGTACTGACGGGGATAGTGAAATCTGTTACAGATAAAGCACCTAAAGGCTATTCGGCAAGATATATTTTGGAACTCTTAGATGAAAATCCAGTGGTTACGCCTACTCAGCTTTGGTTTTGGCAGTGGATTGCATCATACTATATGTGTTCTGTTGGGGAAGTAATGAATGCAGCCTTGCCTTCTGGTTTGAAATTGAGTAGTACGAGTAGGTTGCAACTCCATCCAGAATGGAAAAGTGGAATCGGTAAGGAAGACATTGAGCAAAAAAGAAAGGAATATAATCTGTCAGACGATGAAATTAACCTTATCAATTTATTAGAATTAGAAAGCTCTCTTACTTACGAACAAGCTGGGGAAAAACTGAATTTAAGAGATATTTATCAAATCATCAAAAAACTCACGCAAAAGCGAATTGTTATTATTTTTGAAGAGCTAAAGGAAAAATATAGCCCACTTAAAGAAAAACAAATTCGAATTGCCAAAAAATATGCTTCACAAGAAGGAATTGCTAAAGCCTTTACTCACACAACACGAAGCAAAAAACAGGAAGAAGTTTTGCTGACTTATCTCTCCAAAAATCCTATACAAGATTATCCTAAAAGCATTTCGAAGAAAGAACTTTTAGGAGAAAATTTGTCTCCTAGTTCGCTCAAAACCTTAATTAGAAACGGAATATTTGAAGAATTTGAAAAAACACTGTCTCGTTTTGAGTTTGAAGATTGGATACAGGAAACTTCAAGTATAAATTTAACTTCTACCCAAGAAAAAGCTGTTCATCAAATTTTTGAGCATTTTCAAGATAAATCTACTGTTTTACTGCACGGCGTTACAGGAAGTGGAAAAACAGAAATGTATGTCAGTCTGATAGAACAAGTTCTACAAAGTGGAAGTCAAGTTTTGATGCTTTTGCCAGAAATTGCTCTTACAAGCCAAATCGTAGTGCGTTTGAAGCGTATTTTTGGAAATGCTGTGGGAGTGTATCATTCTCGTTTTTCAGATAATGAGCGTGTAGAAGTGTGGAAAGGCGTTTTGAATGGCGATATAAATTTTGTGATTGGTGTTCGTTCGTCAGTTTTTTTGCCTTTCGAACATCTAGGCTTGATTATTATTGATGAAGAACACGACCCTTCGTATAAGCAATACGACCCTGCGCCACGTTATCACGCTCGTGATGCTGCACTTGTTTTGGCGCACAAACATCAGTCAAAGGTTGTTTTGGGTTCGGCTACGCCATCAGTAGAAAGTTATTATTTAGCTCGGCAAAAACAATACGGTTTGGTAGAAGTCTTACAGCGTTTTGGTGAGGCTACTCTGCCACAAATACAACTTGTAGATTTGAGGGAATCTAAAAAACGAAAAGAACTCAAAGAACAATTTACGCTAGAGCTTTTTGAGCAAATGAAAACAGCTTTAGAACAGCAAGAGCAGATTTTACTTTTTCAAAATCGTCGTGGATATGCACCCTTTTTGAGTTGCGAGGAATGTGAATGGATTCCAGAATGTCAGAACTGTTCGGTTAGCTTGACGTATCATCAAAGAGCGCAAGAGTTGCGTTGTCATTATTGTGGTTTTTCTACGCAAGTTCCTCAAAACTGTTCTGCTTGTGGTTCTACCAAAGTATATCCAAAAGGTTTCGGAACACAAAAAATAGAGGAAGACTTACAAGTAATGCTCCCAGAAAGTAGAGTTGCAAGAATGGATAAAGATACTACTCGCACACGTACAGGCTATGAAAAAATTATTGAAGCCTTTGAAAAGCACGATATAGATATTTTGGTTGGAACTCAAATGATAACCAAAGGGCTAGATTTTGAAAAGGTAAATCTAGTAGGTGTTTTTGATGCTGATAGAATTTTATTTTTTCCAGATTTCCGTTCATCAGAGCGTTTTATGCAGCTTATTATGCAGGTAAGTGGGCGTGCAGGACGAAGAAGTGGAGAGGGAAAAGTAGTCATTCAAACATATTCTCCTTCACATCCTTTGTTTTCTATCATTGGCTTGCACGATTATCAGACTTTTTATAATCAAGAAATTGTAGAAAGAGAGCAGTATCTCTATCCACCATTTTCAAGACTTATAAAACTAATGGTTAGACACGAAGAGCGAGAAACAGCCTATAAAGCAGCCATTATTTTATCTAAAAAATTACAATCTAAACTTGGAAATCAGCGTGTATTGGGACCCGAAGCTCCTATTATTGAGCGTATCCGAAATAAGTTTCAACAGGCTATTTTGATAAAATTAGAACGCAGTCAGTTTGCTTTAGGAAAAACAAAGGATTTTATTCAGTCTCAAATAGATGAACTTTATAAGGACAAGTCTTTTAAAAAAGTTCAGGTTGTTGTTGATGTGGATTTTGTTTAA
- a CDS encoding MFS transporter has protein sequence MPSSSLKSGQGLKRVYKRPELPITAVLGSAFLIYGILYHAAAFAVLGAVFSYDRSSSETTILMNIRDISYIVFTIVGAIIVPRWSARNIIVACLSLMAICSLAVSFQSHNFALAEFLFCLTGGSFALVRLAAYWLISLESEKKGQHARRIMHLEGMYLLGVALSYGLFLPYIQDIDSSWTHAYWILLPFLIISIGFQFLHYHYPLRTKPESWKNEFRHASKSLNGLLVNSILILSIFCVFIASIIYVHFEEWANIFAVKLIDLRTKQFYNLGVLAVIFFVMAVSRLFIGVILQRAGRFMIFVFCIVGVILLVLWNSDIFKDTIIIAASELNNISPYSLLLAATAFCLAPILPIIYAVVITQASERQQPLVIGLLLGITTLAKLIFTSFSVKSYDYFVDYTAFYLILIPLALLLVLFFLAYSDLSRDSRLFHRKEKQSKIPKKTRRTIEKRFQMARREERIRRKIKKDLSN, from the coding sequence TTGCCTTCCTCAAGTTTGAAGAGTGGACAAGGCTTGAAGAGAGTTTATAAACGTCCAGAGCTTCCAATTACGGCAGTTTTGGGTAGTGCTTTTCTTATCTATGGAATACTTTATCATGCTGCTGCATTTGCCGTGTTGGGAGCTGTATTTTCGTACGACAGAAGTAGTAGTGAGACTACAATTCTGATGAATATTCGTGATATAAGTTATATTGTTTTTACCATAGTAGGAGCGATTATAGTACCTCGTTGGTCTGCTAGAAATATTATTGTTGCTTGTCTTTCTCTGATGGCAATTTGCTCATTAGCTGTTTCTTTTCAGAGTCATAACTTTGCTTTAGCTGAATTTTTGTTTTGTCTTACAGGAGGTTCTTTTGCCCTTGTAAGGCTGGCTGCCTACTGGCTCATAAGTTTAGAATCAGAAAAAAAAGGACAACATGCAAGGCGTATTATGCACTTAGAAGGCATGTATCTGTTGGGAGTCGCTCTTAGTTATGGGCTTTTTTTGCCTTATATTCAAGATATTGACTCTTCTTGGACACACGCCTACTGGATATTGTTACCTTTTTTAATTATTTCTATAGGTTTTCAGTTTCTACATTATCATTATCCATTGCGAACCAAGCCTGAATCTTGGAAAAATGAGTTTCGACATGCGAGCAAATCCTTAAATGGATTATTGGTCAATTCTATTTTGATACTTTCTATTTTTTGTGTTTTTATTGCTTCCATTATCTATGTTCATTTTGAAGAGTGGGCTAATATTTTTGCTGTTAAACTTATAGATTTGCGAACCAAGCAGTTTTATAATTTAGGCGTATTGGCAGTTATATTTTTTGTTATGGCAGTAAGTCGTTTATTTATTGGAGTAATTTTACAACGAGCAGGACGCTTCATGATTTTTGTGTTCTGTATTGTGGGAGTGATATTACTTGTTCTATGGAATAGCGATATTTTTAAGGATACTATTATTATTGCAGCTTCTGAATTAAACAATATATCGCCGTATTCTTTACTTTTGGCAGCTACTGCATTTTGCTTAGCTCCAATTCTTCCAATTATTTATGCTGTGGTAATTACACAGGCTTCTGAAAGACAACAACCTTTAGTCATTGGGCTTTTATTGGGTATAACAACACTTGCAAAATTGATTTTTACATCTTTTTCTGTCAAATCATATGACTATTTTGTCGACTATACTGCTTTTTATCTGATATTGATTCCTTTAGCCTTACTGTTAGTATTATTCTTTTTAGCATATTCAGATTTGAGCAGAGATTCAAGACTTTTTCACAGAAAGGAAAAACAATCAAAAATACCGAAAAAAACACGTAGAACTATTGAGAAAAGATTCCAAATGGCGAGAAGAGAGGAACGAATAAGGAGAAAAATAAAAAAAGACTTGTCAAACTGA